One segment of Nostoc flagelliforme CCNUN1 DNA contains the following:
- a CDS encoding DnaJ domain-containing protein, which produces MDTRKFHHTFFYLNSPYSHNGFVNSIAYSPDGAILASGSTDKTIRIWGRYTGTIKRTLNGHSDAVLSVAISPDGKILASSSAGKTISLWDIKTWQQCYILTEHLGAVNTVVISPNSQTLISGSTDATIKLWNLQTGKLLSTLTGHSTAILSVAISPDGKTLASSSRDGMIKLWNLYTGELLQTFSGCSPVAFSSDGKTLVSGGNGGSIKVWSQIPSFDKFTLDPVLSGEWWEVLGVNQSDRPKDVKLAYLRLARLYHPDVNSSTIAKASMQAINQAYKEFQQQLNTYKCQ; this is translated from the coding sequence ATACAAGAAAATTTCACCATACATTCTTTTATTTAAACTCTCCCTATAGTCATAATGGTTTTGTTAACTCGATTGCCTACAGTCCTGATGGGGCAATTCTTGCTAGTGGTAGTACCGATAAAACTATAAGAATTTGGGGACGCTATACGGGAACAATAAAACGCACTTTGAATGGACATTCAGATGCAGTTTTGTCAGTTGCGATTAGTCCCGATGGTAAAATTCTTGCAAGCAGTAGTGCTGGTAAAACTATTAGTCTTTGGGATATCAAAACTTGGCAACAGTGCTATATTCTCACTGAACATTTAGGAGCAGTAAATACAGTTGTCATCAGTCCTAATAGTCAAACTCTTATTAGTGGTAGCACAGACGCCACAATAAAGCTGTGGAATCTCCAAACTGGAAAATTACTCTCCACTCTGACTGGACACTCAACGGCGATTTTGTCTGTTGCCATTAGCCCCGATGGAAAAACCCTCGCCAGTAGCAGCAGAGACGGTATGATCAAACTTTGGAATCTCTACACTGGGGAACTACTACAAACTTTCTCTGGCTGTAGTCCTGTTGCTTTCAGTTCTGATGGCAAGACGCTGGTAAGTGGCGGTAATGGGGGAAGCATCAAGGTTTGGAGTCAAATACCAAGCTTTGATAAATTTACTCTCGACCCTGTGCTATCTGGGGAATGGTGGGAAGTCTTGGGTGTAAATCAGAGCGATCGCCCCAAAGATGTCAAACTTGCCTACCTTCGATTAGCAAGATTGTATCATCCTGATGTCAACAGTTCTACAATCGCAAAAGCCTCAATGCAAGCAATTAATCAAGCTTACAAAGAATTCCAGCAGCAGTTAAACACTTACAAATGTCAGTAG
- a CDS encoding glycoside hydrolase 100 family protein, giving the protein MHLNELETTENLKEVEEAWRTLEKSILYYQGRPVGTVAAYDASVEALNYDQCFVRDFVSSGLIFLIKGRTDIVRNFLEETLKLQPKERALDAYKPGRGLIPASFKVVSENGQEYLEADFGEHAIARVTPVDSCLWWIILLRAYVVATEDFSLAYQPEFQNGIRLIMEICLANRFDMYPTLLVPDGACMIDRRMGIYGHPLELQVLFYTALRASRELLVCQDNSDIVAAIDNRLPLLCAHIRQHYWIDINRLNAIYRFKSEEYGKGAVNLFNIYVDSVPYYQLDKWLPKKGGYLAGNVGPSQLDTRFFSLGNLMAIISDLATEEQSQAIMTLIEDRWDDLVGDMPMKICFPALEHEEYRIVTGCDPKNIPWSYHNAGSWPVLMWMLAAAAVKTNKISLAQKAIETAQGRLSTDEWPEYYDGKKGRLIGKQARKYQTWTITGFLLAKELMANPTYLPLISFGKLPAEQVSRACEFEIASVDPYMS; this is encoded by the coding sequence ATGCACCTAAACGAATTAGAAACTACTGAAAATTTAAAAGAAGTCGAAGAAGCGTGGCGAACACTAGAAAAATCAATTCTCTATTATCAGGGTCGCCCCGTTGGGACGGTAGCCGCTTATGATGCATCTGTAGAGGCTCTCAATTATGACCAGTGCTTTGTTCGGGATTTTGTCTCATCAGGTCTAATTTTTCTGATCAAAGGTAGAACAGATATTGTTCGCAATTTCTTAGAAGAAACCTTAAAGTTACAACCTAAAGAAAGGGCATTAGATGCCTATAAGCCTGGACGAGGATTAATCCCAGCTAGCTTTAAAGTTGTATCAGAAAATGGACAAGAATATTTAGAAGCAGACTTTGGTGAACATGCGATCGCTAGAGTTACACCCGTAGATTCTTGCCTATGGTGGATTATTTTGTTGCGTGCTTATGTAGTAGCTACAGAAGATTTTTCTTTAGCCTATCAACCTGAATTCCAAAATGGTATCAGGTTAATCATGGAAATCTGCTTGGCAAATCGTTTTGATATGTACCCAACGCTGTTGGTTCCAGATGGTGCTTGTATGATTGACCGTCGTATGGGCATTTATGGGCATCCTCTAGAACTACAAGTTCTCTTTTACACGGCATTGCGTGCATCTCGTGAGCTGCTAGTTTGCCAAGATAATTCCGATATTGTTGCAGCCATTGATAACCGTTTGCCTCTTTTATGTGCTCATATTCGCCAGCATTATTGGATAGATATTAATCGCCTAAATGCAATTTATCGTTTCAAAAGCGAAGAATATGGTAAGGGTGCTGTTAATTTGTTCAACATATATGTAGATTCTGTTCCCTATTATCAATTAGATAAGTGGCTACCAAAAAAAGGTGGTTATTTAGCAGGTAATGTCGGACCGTCGCAGCTAGATACTCGCTTCTTTTCCCTCGGAAACTTAATGGCAATTATTTCAGACTTAGCCACCGAAGAACAGTCACAAGCGATTATGACTCTCATTGAGGATCGATGGGATGATTTGGTGGGAGATATGCCAATGAAAATTTGTTTCCCAGCTTTAGAACATGAAGAATACAGAATTGTAACTGGATGTGACCCCAAAAATATCCCCTGGTCGTATCATAATGCTGGTAGTTGGCCAGTTTTAATGTGGATGTTAGCGGCGGCGGCGGTGAAAACTAACAAAATAAGTCTTGCACAAAAGGCTATTGAAACTGCCCAAGGACGCCTCAGTACAGATGAATGGCCAGAATATTACGACGGTAAGAAAGGGCGATTGATTGGCAAACAAGCTCGGAAATATCAAACTTGGACAATTACTGGGTTCTTATTAGCAAAAGAATTGATGGCAAACCCCACTTATTTACCATTAATCAGCTTTGGTAAATTACCAGCAGAACAGGTTTCTAGAGCATGTGAGTTTGAAATCGCTAGTGTAGACCCATATATGTCTTGA
- a CDS encoding 16S rRNA (cytosine(967)-C(5))-methyltransferase — translation MTNPRQLAFIALRDVHKGAYADVALDRVLQKFSLADNDRRLLTELVYGSVRRQRTLDTLIDQLAKKKSHQQPQDLRTILHLGFYQLRYQERIPASAAVNTTVQLAKENGFSGLTGFVNGLLRQYLRKAGEAGGAGGENTPLSSSSSSPPSSLHTNPLQLPENPVERLGILHSFPDWIIQVWLEQLGLVETEQLCEWMNQSPTIDLRINPLRTSIEEVEAALQSAGILVRRIPRLPQALRLIGSAGSIQKLPGFKEGWWTVQDGSAQLVGHLLDPQPGEVIIDACAAPGGKTTHIAELMADKGKIWACDRTPSRLRKLQENSQRLNLQSIQIYTGDSRHFNQFQNTADRVLLDAPCSGLGTMHRHADARWRQTPESVRELSVLQKELLTHTSTFVKPGGVLVYATCTLHPAENEEIISAFLAESPHWQIESPSGFELPASAYSTTQGWFKVWPHRQDMDGFFMVRLRKTNNSE, via the coding sequence ATGACAAACCCCCGTCAACTAGCTTTTATCGCCCTGCGAGATGTTCACAAGGGGGCTTATGCTGATGTTGCCCTAGATAGAGTGCTGCAAAAATTCAGTTTGGCTGATAACGATCGCCGCTTGCTGACAGAATTGGTTTATGGGAGTGTCAGAAGGCAGCGCACTCTTGATACTCTCATCGATCAACTCGCTAAAAAGAAATCTCACCAGCAACCACAAGACCTCCGCACCATCTTACATCTGGGCTTCTACCAGCTGCGTTATCAAGAGCGTATTCCCGCCTCAGCTGCTGTTAATACCACCGTCCAACTCGCTAAAGAAAACGGTTTTTCTGGGCTAACGGGTTTTGTTAACGGTCTATTACGCCAGTATCTTAGAAAAGCAGGGGAAGCAGGGGGAGCAGGGGGAGAAAATACTCCCTTATCCTCCTCATCCTCCTCACCCCCCTCATCTCTCCACACCAATCCGCTACAACTTCCAGAAAACCCAGTGGAACGCTTGGGTATTTTACACAGCTTTCCTGATTGGATTATTCAAGTCTGGTTAGAACAACTGGGTTTGGTTGAGACAGAACAACTGTGTGAATGGATGAACCAATCACCAACAATCGACTTGCGTATCAACCCACTTCGCACTTCCATCGAAGAAGTTGAGGCGGCTTTGCAATCTGCTGGTATTTTGGTGAGACGGATTCCTCGTTTACCCCAAGCTTTACGATTGATTGGTAGTGCTGGATCAATTCAAAAACTACCTGGTTTTAAAGAAGGTTGGTGGACTGTACAAGATGGTAGTGCCCAATTGGTAGGTCATTTGCTCGACCCCCAACCTGGTGAGGTGATAATTGATGCCTGTGCTGCACCAGGGGGTAAAACAACCCATATTGCTGAGTTAATGGCGGATAAGGGTAAAATTTGGGCTTGCGATCGCACTCCTTCTCGTCTTCGCAAACTCCAAGAAAATTCTCAACGGCTAAATTTACAATCTATTCAAATCTACACTGGTGACAGTCGCCACTTCAACCAATTTCAAAACACCGCAGACCGCGTATTATTGGATGCTCCATGTTCTGGGTTAGGAACCATGCACCGTCATGCTGATGCTCGTTGGCGACAGACACCAGAATCTGTCCGGGAACTTTCGGTGCTGCAAAAAGAATTATTAACACATACATCAACTTTTGTCAAACCTGGTGGTGTATTAGTTTATGCCACCTGTACATTGCATCCAGCAGAAAACGAAGAAATAATTTCGGCATTTTTAGCTGAGTCACCTCATTGGCAAATTGAGTCTCCAAGCGGCTTTGAGTTGCCTGCTTCTGCATATAGCACAACTCAAGGTTGGTTTAAAGTCTGGCCCCATAGACAGGACATGGATGGCTTTTTTATGGTGCGCTTAAGAAAAACCAATAATTCCGAGTGA